In the genome of Dermacentor andersoni chromosome 3, qqDerAnde1_hic_scaffold, whole genome shotgun sequence, one region contains:
- the LOC126546896 gene encoding uncharacterized protein, whose amino-acid sequence MTLAPKAKVEVLVRAVTAADDDALINKKLPKELLLRIFSYLDVVSLCACAQVSKLWHELALDGSNWQKIDLFNFQTDIEGPVVENISRRCGGFLKKLSLRGCQSVEDASLKTFAQNCNNIEDLNLNGCKKLTDNTCQSLGKHCSKLTFLDLGSCCQVTDLSLKAIGQGCPALEQINISWCDQVSKYGVEALAAGCPRLRGFVSKGCPLVNDEAISKLAQYCGGLQTLNLHECTNITDAAVQAVSQHCPKLHFLCVSNCAHLTDTALVSLSQGCHALCTLEVAGCTQLTDSGFQALSRSCHSLEKMDLEECVLITDNTLMHLANGCPKLQQLSLSHCELVTDEGIRHLGAGAGAAEHLLVLELDNCPLITDASLEHLVACQNLQRIELYDCQLITRAGIRKLRSHLLDLKVHAYFAPVTPPPSVGGGRPRYCRCCVVL is encoded by the exons ATGACCCTGGCGCCCAAGGCTAAAGTGGAAGTGCTGGTCAGAGCAGTCACGGCGGCGGACGACGATGCCCTCATCAACAAGAAGCTTCCGAAGGAGCTGCTGCTTCGCATCTTCTCCTACCTGGACGTCGTCTCGCTGTGCGCCTGTGCTCAGGTGTCTAAGTTGTGGCACGAGCTTGCGCTGGATGGAAGCAACTGGCAGAAGATTGACCTCTTCAACTTTCAGACGGACATCGAGGGTCCCGTGGTGGAGAACATCTCGCGCCGATGCGGCGGCTTCCTCAAGAAGCTCAGCCTTCGCGGCTGTCAGAGCGTCGAAGACGCGTCACTAAAGACGTTCGCCCAGAATTGCAACaacatcgaagacctgaatctgAACGGCTGCAAAAAGCTGACGGACAACACCTGCCAGAGCCTTGGGAAGCACTGCAGTAAGCTTACCTTCCTCGACCTGGGATCGTGCTGCCAGGTGACGGACCTGTCACTCAAGGCGATCGGCCAAGGCTGTCCTGCGCTTGAGCAGATCAACATTTCCTGGTGCGACCAG GTGTCCAAGTATGGCGTGGAAGCTCTGGCTGCTGGTTGTCCAAGGCTGCGCGGCTTTGTCAGCAAGGGCTGCCCGCTGGTCAATGACGAGGCAATCTCTAAGCTGGCCCAGTATTGCGGAGGCCTGCAGACCCTCAACCTTCACGAGTGCACCAACATCACTGATGCTGCTGTGCAGGCTGTCAGCCAGCACTGCCCCAAGCTGCACTTCCTGTGTGTCTCCAATTGTGCGCATCTGACCGACACCGCTCTCGTGTCTCTCAGCCAGGGCTGCCATGCACTCTGCACACTTGAGGTAGCCGGCTGTACACAGCTGACAGACAGCGGCTTCCAGGCGCTGTCTCGCTCGTGCCACTCACTTGAGAAAATGGACCTTGAAGAGTGTGTGCTCATCACGGACAACACGTTGATGCATTTGGCCAATGGCTGCCCAAAGTTGCAGCAGTTGAGCCTTTCGCACTGCGAGCTTGTAACGGATGAAGGGATCCGACATCTTGGCGCAGGGGCTGGTGCGGCCGAACACCTACTTGTGCTGGAGTTGGACAACTGTCCATTGATAACAGATGCTTCGTTGGAGCACTTGGTGGCGTGCCAGAATCTGCAGCGTATCGAGCTGTACGATTGCCAACTGATTACGCGCGCTGGCATCCGCAAGCTTCGCAGTCACCTGCTGGACCTGAAGGTGCACGCCTACTTTGCACCTGTCACACCTCCGCCCTCAGTTGGAGGCGGCAGGCCCCGCTACTGTCGCTGCTGCGTTGTGCTCTAG